GGAGGCCGCCCAGCATCTGGTCCGGGCCGGCGGCAAGCGGTTCCGCCCGCTGCTCGTCATGCTGTCCGCCCAGTTCGGTGACCGCCACGCGCCCGGCATCGTGCCGTCGGCCGTCGTCGTGGAGCTGACCCACCTCGCCACGCTGTACCACGACGACGTCATGGACGAGGCCGCCGTGCGCCGCGGCGTCGAGAGCGCGAACACCCGCTGGGACAACTCCGTCGCGGTCCTCACCGGCGACTTCCTCTTCGCCCGCGCCTCGCACATCCTGGCCGACCTCGGCCCGGAGGCCGTGCGGGTGCAGGCCGAGGCGTTCGAGCGCCTGGTGACCGGCCAGATCCTGGAGACGGCCGGACCGCAGGACGGCCGCGACCCCGTCGAGCACTACCTGGACGTGCTGGGCGGCAAGACCGGCTCGCTGGTCGCCGTGTCGTGCCGGTTCGGCGCGATGATGTCCGGCGCCGACGACACGGTCGTGGACGTCCTGACCCAGTACGGCGAGCGGCTCGGCGTCGCCTTCCAGCTCGCGGACGACGTCCTGGACATCGCCTCCGACTCCCACGAGTCCGGCAAGACCCCCGGCACCGACCTGCGCGAGGGGATCCCCACGCTGCCGGTGCTGAGGCTGCGCGAGCGGGCGGCCCGGCTCGGGCTCGCCGAGGACATCGCCCTGTCCGAGCTCCTTGACTCCGACCTCACCGACGACGCACGGCACGCCGAGGCACTGCGCCTGCTGCGGGCCCACCCGGCGCTGGAGCAGGCCCGGCAGGACACCGTCCGCTACACCCAGGACGCCCGTTCGGCGCTGGCACCGCTGCCGGAGTGCACCGCGAAGGCGGCGCTCCTGGAGCTGTGCGACGCGGTGGTGCACCGGGCCGGCTGACTCGTCTCCCTCCTGCGACCCCTACGGGTCGGGGGAGAAGTCGCCCCTCCGTGTCATACCCCAGCAGTAGACGGAGTTGAGCCCGGGGTCTGACGTATCTCCCTTGCCGATTTGGTCAGATGGTGACCACGGAAAACACCACTCCTCACCTGTTCGGGTGAGAATGGCGGCTCAGGGACGAGTGCGTGGACGACACGGACAGCCGCCGCCGACCACGGAGGTAGGGCACACATGGCACCGTACGCATCCGACGACAGCACGACCGCCGGGGAGGTCGACGAGCAGCGCTCCGGGCGGCGCAAAGCCGCGCGGTACGTCGTCCCGGTCACGGTGATAGGGGTGGCGGCCGCGACGATCGGGCTGGTCCCCGCGCTCGCCGACTCCGGTGACCCCGACCTCCCGAAGATCACCGCACAGCAGCTCATCGAGAAGATCGCCACCTCGGACGTCCAGCAGCTGTCCGGCACGGTGAAGGTCAGCACCGACCTCGGCCTGCCGAATCTCGGCGGCCTGGAGTCCGGCCTGCTGTCCGGCGCCGCGGGCCAGGGCGAGGGCGGCTCCTCGGCCGACCCGACGGCCAAGCTCACCGAACTCGCCTCCGGCACGCACACCTTGCGCGTCGCCGCCGACGGCCCCGACCGGCAGAAGCTGTCGCTGCTGGAGAACGCCGCCGAGTACAGCGTCATCCACAACGGCAAGGACGTCTGGGGCTACGACAGCAAGTCCAACGAGGTCTACCACGGCACCTCTTCGACGAGCCCGGAGCGCGGCAAGGACCAGCAGCCGCCCGCCACGCCGAAGGACTTCGCCGAGGAGGCCCTGAAGGCGGCCGACGACACGACCTCCGTGACCGTCGGCGGCACCGCCCAGGTCGCCGGCCGGGACGCCTACAAGCTCGTCGTCGAGCCGAAGCAGTCCGGCTCGACGGTCGGCGCGATCAGCATCGCCGTGGACGCCAGGACCGGCATGCCGCTGAAGTTCACCCTCACCCCGGCGAGCGGCGGCGCGGCGGTGATCGACGTCGGCTTCACGAAGGTCAGCTTCGCCAAGCCGGCCGCCTCGACCTTCGACTTCACCCCGCCCAAGGGCGCGAAGGTGACCGAGGAGAAGGACCTCGACAAGGGCTCGAAGGAGGCTCCCGGCACGACCTTCGGCAAGGGCGGGGCGCGCGAGCACGCCCCGAAGGACGAGGAGGACTTCGGCAAGGGCCCCGACGGAATGAAGACCATCGGCGAGGGCTGGAGCGCCATCGCCACCTTCGACACCGGCGGCGAGGGCGTGCCCTCCGGCGGTGCCGGCGGCGACCTCGGCGGCTTCATGGACTCGCTCGGTGACAAGGTCCACGGCGAGTTCGGCTCGGGCACGGTCTTCTCGACCCGTCTGGTCAACGCCCTCGTCACCGACGACGGCAAGGTCTACGCCGGTCTGGTCACCAAGGACGCGCTGGTGAAGGCGGCCGACGCCGGGAAGTAGCTCCCGGAGGCGTACGGGAGCCGAGAGAACGAGAGGAAGCCGGTGGGCGAGGTGTCCGCCGCGGAAACGGAGCGGAGTGCGGCGGGGGCCGAGGCCGGGGAACCGGTCATCGCCACCCGCGGGCTCACCAAGCGCCACCGCGGCGGACAGCTCGCCGTCGACGGCCTGGACCCGACCGTCCCGGCGGGCAGGGTCTTCGGCTTCCTCGGCCCGAACGGCTCCGGCAAGACCACAAGGACATCACCGCGTGGCGCTCAGTCCTCGTAGAGGAACCTGGCCGGGGGCGCCTCCTGCTCGAAGAAGGTCTTGGCGCGGGTCAGTGCGGCGTCGTCGGTCAGCACGTCACCGGGCTTGCTGCCGTTGCCGAGCAGCACCCCGCCGAAGCGCATCCCCATGTACGCCGCGGAGTTGTGGAGTGTCCCGACGAGCGGGTCGGCGACCACCTCCTGGGTGTGCGCGAGGGCGGTGACGCCCCACAGGGTGCGGCCGGCCAGGGTCGCCTTGAAGTCGAGGCCGGGCGTGCGCAGCCAGCCCGACCAGTAGTCGAGGTAGCGCTTGGTCTGCGCGGAGACCGAGTACCAGTACAGGGGCGAGACGATCACGATGTCCGTCGCGGCGAGCGTGGCATCCAGCAGCCGGGCCACGTTGCCCTCGGTCGGGCGGACGTGGTCGCTGTCGTGCCGCAGGTCCTCGAAGTCCGGCACGGGGAGCTGGGTGAGGTCGATCCACTCCTGCTCGACGTCCGGGGGCAGTTGCTCGGCGGCCCGGCGGGCCAGCAGCTCGGAGTTGCCCTCGGCGCGAGCGCTGCCCAGGACGAAAAGGAAACGGCGGGTCATGGTGTCCCCCAGAAGAAGGCGATTGCATGCGCGTGCATCATATGTGTGCGCATTCAAATCCGCCAGGGGTACCCGTCAGCCTCCGCTCCGCCAGGGGTGCCCGTCAGCCTCCGCTCCGCCAGAAGGGTTCGTCAGCCTCCGCTCCGTCAGAAGGGTTCGTCAGCCTTCGGTCCGCGCCTCCGCCTCCCGTGCCACGGCCAGCAGCAGCGCCTCCCGCCCGTGCGGTGCGACCAGCTGAAGCCCGGCCGGGCAGCCGTCCCCGCCTAAGCCGGCCGGGAGGCTCAGCGCCGGGTGCCCGCTGACGTTGAACGCCCAGGTGAGCGAGGTGGAGTAGCGGTCCCCGGGCCCCTCGTGACCGTGCGGGGCCGTGGGGGCCGTAGGGGTCAGCAGCAGCCCGGCGTCGGCGAACAGCGCGGCGAGGCGCCGGTCGTTCTCCGCCCGGACGCGGTGGGCCCCGGCCAGGTCGGCACCGGGCGTGCGCAGCGCGAGCCACGCGGGCCCGGGATCCATGAGCCTCACCGGCACCCGCGGCCGTACGAGCCGCACGACACCCGCCGCCACGAGCCGTTCCACCGCGGCCCGGCCGAGCGCGACCGGCTCCGGATCCGGCCCGGCGAAACCGAGGTCGGGGGACCAGACG
The Streptomyces tuirus genome window above contains:
- a CDS encoding polyprenyl synthetase family protein; protein product: MTDVGPFGLSVRDQALEADVQAGLAAVEEGLLEATKSEVPFITEAAQHLVRAGGKRFRPLLVMLSAQFGDRHAPGIVPSAVVVELTHLATLYHDDVMDEAAVRRGVESANTRWDNSVAVLTGDFLFARASHILADLGPEAVRVQAEAFERLVTGQILETAGPQDGRDPVEHYLDVLGGKTGSLVAVSCRFGAMMSGADDTVVDVLTQYGERLGVAFQLADDVLDIASDSHESGKTPGTDLREGIPTLPVLRLRERAARLGLAEDIALSELLDSDLTDDARHAEALRLLRAHPALEQARQDTVRYTQDARSALAPLPECTAKAALLELCDAVVHRAG
- a CDS encoding LolA family protein; protein product: MAPYASDDSTTAGEVDEQRSGRRKAARYVVPVTVIGVAAATIGLVPALADSGDPDLPKITAQQLIEKIATSDVQQLSGTVKVSTDLGLPNLGGLESGLLSGAAGQGEGGSSADPTAKLTELASGTHTLRVAADGPDRQKLSLLENAAEYSVIHNGKDVWGYDSKSNEVYHGTSSTSPERGKDQQPPATPKDFAEEALKAADDTTSVTVGGTAQVAGRDAYKLVVEPKQSGSTVGAISIAVDARTGMPLKFTLTPASGGAAVIDVGFTKVSFAKPAASTFDFTPPKGAKVTEEKDLDKGSKEAPGTTFGKGGAREHAPKDEEDFGKGPDGMKTIGEGWSAIATFDTGGEGVPSGGAGGDLGGFMDSLGDKVHGEFGSGTVFSTRLVNALVTDDGKVYAGLVTKDALVKAADAGK
- a CDS encoding flavodoxin family protein, producing the protein MTRRFLFVLGSARAEGNSELLARRAAEQLPPDVEQEWIDLTQLPVPDFEDLRHDSDHVRPTEGNVARLLDATLAATDIVIVSPLYWYSVSAQTKRYLDYWSGWLRTPGLDFKATLAGRTLWGVTALAHTQEVVADPLVGTLHNSAAYMGMRFGGVLLGNGSKPGDVLTDDAALTRAKTFFEQEAPPARFLYED